In Gammaproteobacteria bacterium, the genomic window ACTGATAATATACCAATCAGTACACGACAATTTCCCACTAACTGGGAGTTATCTACTGCGCGCGCATCAAGTGTTGTCAGGTTGATAGCCAGTGTAGGGATTGACCCGTTGCAGTTGACGGCATCTGGCTATGGCCAATTCAGACCAATAACCAACAATGAGACAGAGCAGGGGCGTGCAGATAACCGTCGTGTTGTCATCGTTATTGATGCGGGTGCAACAGTAGAGCCAGATATTACGACAATCAATAGTTTTGGATTATCAGGTATTTTTTAGCTTGGCCATCATAATGGATTTGAGGGTAGCGAAATGAAAGTATGGGCAGTATCCAATCAAAAGGGCGGTGTTGGCAAGACAACAACTGTCACCACCTTGGCAGGCATATTAGCATCACGTGGTAAGCGCGTTTTAATGCTCGACCTGGATCCTCATGGTTCATTGACGAGCTATTTTGGTGGTGACCCGGATACTTCCGCTAACAGTATTTATCATTTATTTCAGCATGGGCCTCAATGTGTCGATGCAGTAGTACAGGAAACAGCCATAGATGGCCTGCACTTGATACAGGCCGCGACAGCAATGGCAACGCTAGATCGCCAGATAGGTGCTAGTGGCGGCAAGGGGCTGATTATTAGCCAGGGCTTAGCACAGTTGTCCGACAATTATGACTACGCATTGCTTGATTGCCCACCGATGTTAGGGTTGCTCATGGTCAATGCATTGGCAGCGTGTGAGCATTTATTGATTCCCGTACAGACAGAGTTTCTGGCGTTGAAAGGATTGGAGCGTATGCTAAATACCCTGGCAATGGTGACTAAGGCCAGGCAAATGAAGTTGACCTACACCATTTTGCCGACCATGTTTGACCGTCGTACACGCGCATCGATCCATAGCCTGCGTACACTGCGTGAAAATTATGCCAAAACCATTTCACCGCATGTAATCCCTGTTGATACGCAGTTTCGTGATGCCAGCCTAGCAGGCAAGCCCTTATCACTGATTAATCCACGTTCTCGTGGTGCGCTGGCCTACGCAGACGTATTGGACGAGATATTGCTCACTGATGATTTACGGTTACGTACACCTCACAAGGGGATATTAAAAAGCACCCTCGGAGTACAAGGCGCTCGC contains:
- a CDS encoding ParA family protein; its protein translation is MKVWAVSNQKGGVGKTTTVTTLAGILASRGKRVLMLDLDPHGSLTSYFGGDPDTSANSIYHLFQHGPQCVDAVVQETAIDGLHLIQAATAMATLDRQIGASGGKGLIISQGLAQLSDNYDYALLDCPPMLGLLMVNALAACEHLLIPVQTEFLALKGLERMLNTLAMVTKARQMKLTYTILPTMFDRRTRASIHSLRTLRENYAKTISPHVIPVDTQFRDASLAGKPLSLINPRSRGALAYADVLDEILLTDDLRLRTPHKGILKSTLGVQGARPQEKTESSFGVQQRAMS